Proteins encoded in a region of the Myxococcus guangdongensis genome:
- a CDS encoding S8 family serine peptidase yields the protein MRMVRWSLGGAALALAVTVAPACKSAEREAERPAPPPASLADLADAVDVVPHAIVVDFKDGTTKAQFDAWETEWGVDLELNSVESADEALTLAVGVDDVAGVLEKIRQHPSVEAAEPLMEVRASFTPNDPEYARQWNLAMIDMPKAWERSRGKGVVVAVLDTGIAYEDHEDFKQVPDLKGVKFVSGYDFVNDDEHANDDHGHGTHVAGTIAQATNNGEGVAGVAFEATLMPVKVLNHFGGGTTADIADAIRFAADKGANVINMSLGGGGYSQVMAQAVEYARKKGVTVVAAAGNGGRAHVEFPAAYPGAVAVSAVGPDGALAPYSSYGKELDIAAPGGDKRRGDAGGIIQNTIDPRDVSRSVYASYQGTSMATPHVAAVAAMLYSAGAKGPDEVEKALYAGATKVADQAWTEQYGHGLLNAEASLASLGGGMSRWPPLYWALALLAFVLLTLRGRERPGYLNALLRPAFIVPLLLSTVGVYFVRAWFMGTAGAAGDVVEMASLPIPDWERIIFGRGRTVNPLFYSALIPVLLSLPAIGWKGMRSAVGGLALGFAGFLAYSAWAGAPALSWMPFAFLAKPWLGFNTVVCLIVARAMLKREDVP from the coding sequence ATGCGGATGGTGCGATGGAGTTTGGGCGGAGCCGCGCTGGCCCTGGCCGTGACGGTGGCGCCCGCGTGCAAGTCCGCGGAGCGCGAAGCCGAGCGCCCGGCGCCGCCCCCTGCCTCGCTGGCGGACCTGGCGGACGCGGTGGACGTGGTGCCCCACGCCATCGTCGTCGACTTCAAGGACGGCACGACCAAGGCGCAGTTCGACGCCTGGGAGACCGAGTGGGGCGTGGACCTGGAGCTCAACTCGGTGGAGAGCGCCGACGAGGCCCTCACGCTGGCGGTGGGCGTGGACGACGTGGCGGGCGTGCTGGAGAAGATCCGCCAGCACCCGAGCGTCGAGGCCGCCGAGCCGCTGATGGAGGTCCGCGCGAGCTTCACGCCGAATGACCCCGAGTACGCGCGGCAGTGGAACCTGGCGATGATCGACATGCCCAAGGCCTGGGAGCGCAGCCGGGGCAAGGGCGTCGTCGTCGCCGTGCTGGACACGGGCATCGCGTACGAGGACCACGAGGACTTCAAGCAGGTGCCCGACCTGAAGGGCGTGAAGTTCGTGTCTGGTTACGACTTCGTCAACGACGACGAGCACGCGAACGATGACCACGGCCACGGCACGCACGTGGCGGGCACCATCGCGCAGGCGACCAACAACGGCGAGGGCGTGGCGGGTGTGGCCTTCGAGGCGACGCTGATGCCGGTGAAGGTGCTCAACCACTTTGGTGGTGGCACCACGGCGGACATCGCGGACGCCATCCGCTTCGCGGCGGACAAGGGCGCGAACGTCATCAACATGTCGCTGGGCGGTGGCGGCTACTCGCAGGTGATGGCGCAGGCGGTGGAGTACGCGCGCAAGAAGGGCGTCACCGTGGTGGCCGCCGCGGGCAACGGTGGCCGCGCGCACGTGGAGTTCCCGGCGGCCTATCCGGGCGCCGTGGCGGTGTCGGCGGTGGGGCCGGATGGCGCGCTGGCGCCGTACTCGTCCTATGGCAAGGAACTGGACATCGCCGCGCCCGGTGGTGACAAGCGCCGTGGGGACGCGGGCGGCATCATCCAGAACACCATCGACCCGAGGGACGTGTCGCGCTCCGTCTACGCCTCGTACCAGGGCACCAGCATGGCCACGCCGCACGTGGCCGCGGTGGCCGCGATGCTGTACTCGGCGGGCGCGAAGGGGCCGGACGAGGTGGAGAAGGCGCTGTACGCGGGCGCGACGAAGGTGGCGGACCAGGCGTGGACCGAGCAGTACGGACACGGCCTGCTCAACGCGGAGGCGTCGCTGGCGTCGCTCGGCGGTGGGATGTCGCGTTGGCCGCCGCTGTACTGGGCGCTGGCGCTGCTGGCCTTCGTGCTGCTGACGCTGCGCGGCCGTGAGCGCCCGGGCTACCTCAACGCGCTCTTGCGGCCGGCCTTCATCGTGCCGCTGCTGCTCTCCACGGTGGGCGTGTACTTCGTGCGTGCCTGGTTCATGGGCACGGCGGGCGCCGCGGGTGACGTGGTGGAGATGGCCTCGCTGCCCATCCCGGATTGGGAGCGCATCATCTTCGGCCGGGGCCGCACGGTGAACCCGCTGTTCTACAGCGCGCTCATCCCCGTGCTGCTGTCGCTGCCGGCCATCGGCTGGAAGGGGATGCGCTCGGCGGTGGGGGGCCTCGCGTTGGGGTTCGCGGGCTTCCTGGCGTACTCGGCGTGGGCGGGCGCTCCGGCGCTGTCGTGGATGCCCTTCGCGTTCCTGGCGAAGCCGTGGCTGGGCTTCAACACGGTCGTCTGCCTCATCGTCGCCCGCGCCATGCTCAAGCGCGAGGACGTGCCGTGA
- a CDS encoding ARPP-2 domain-containing protein, whose product MSDTRLIRRLEAHGLRFAPAQAWNRMRLVPVLRDEVRDDLRFARREYSEWAAVVSLEGELEGRGLKYVSYVPHGMVVTWGQRQSDAVYGTRLNVRDGKKVMAGPAPVRLLHRMVHREDKNQLRMLPLHLAMEGFLAQHFGGPEVAWSEYSRDALTSGLNPRMESSVPGWLSSVLDGALRTFEVHEKQVGLLLFNADELLSAFVVSHPDDYRVLHRTLLEDFYGELLLQYGYLQEVVELWTPMDAKRVSSLGDLRAEVTRMREDWGAFHGFMAGGLFGVEVSSQKVYEAGPYLLQRFHTSLVPSEENHLGEAIVGKDGTLQYLKTYRLSAAQTRRAYLLQQLAQSQWNLDAVAEHMGSTRQELVTRIQNAGFGYLLKAHVLEEARRLATRGR is encoded by the coding sequence ATGAGCGACACGCGACTCATCCGGCGACTGGAGGCGCATGGGCTGCGCTTCGCGCCCGCGCAGGCGTGGAACCGCATGCGGTTGGTGCCCGTGCTCCGTGACGAGGTTCGGGACGACCTGCGCTTCGCGCGCCGCGAGTACTCGGAGTGGGCGGCGGTGGTGTCGCTGGAGGGCGAGCTCGAGGGCCGCGGCCTCAAGTACGTCTCCTACGTCCCGCACGGCATGGTGGTGACCTGGGGACAGCGCCAGTCGGATGCTGTCTACGGCACGCGGCTGAACGTGCGGGATGGCAAGAAGGTGATGGCCGGCCCCGCCCCGGTGCGCCTGCTGCATCGCATGGTGCATCGCGAGGACAAGAACCAGCTGCGCATGCTGCCCCTGCACCTGGCGATGGAGGGCTTCCTCGCGCAGCACTTCGGCGGGCCAGAGGTCGCCTGGTCGGAGTACTCGCGTGACGCGTTGACCTCCGGGCTCAATCCCCGCATGGAGTCCTCCGTCCCCGGGTGGCTCAGCTCGGTGTTGGACGGCGCGCTGCGCACCTTCGAGGTCCACGAGAAGCAGGTGGGCCTGCTGCTGTTCAACGCGGACGAGCTGCTGTCCGCCTTCGTCGTCTCGCATCCCGACGACTACCGCGTCCTGCACCGCACGCTGCTCGAGGACTTCTACGGCGAGCTGCTGCTCCAGTACGGCTATCTCCAGGAGGTCGTCGAGCTGTGGACGCCGATGGACGCGAAGCGGGTGTCGAGCCTCGGTGACTTGCGCGCGGAGGTGACGCGCATGCGCGAGGACTGGGGCGCCTTCCACGGCTTCATGGCCGGAGGACTCTTCGGCGTCGAGGTGTCGTCCCAGAAGGTCTACGAGGCCGGCCCGTACCTCCTGCAGCGCTTCCACACGAGCCTGGTGCCCTCGGAGGAGAACCACCTGGGCGAGGCCATCGTCGGCAAGGACGGCACGCTCCAATACCTGAAGACCTACCGCCTCTCCGCCGCCCAGACGCGTCGAGCCTACCTGCTGCAACAGCTCGCCCAATCACAGTGGAACCTGGACGCCGTCGCCGAGCACATGGGCTCCACCCGCCAGGAGCTCGTCACCCGCATCCAGAACGCGGGCTTCGGCTATCTCCTCAAGGCACATGTCCTCGAGGAGGCCCGGCGACTGGCGACCCGTGGGCGCTGA
- the corA gene encoding magnesium/cobalt transporter CorA: MIQVCLLKDGALFTGGEELLAEEGRKWIDVLQPDEAQMARLAERFGLHKLAVEDCLHLDQRPKLEEYPNHVFVVLQGFSAGKDVCQLTLHEHHFFLAKEWIISVHELPFNGLESVRQRVHADPATTLGRGTDFILYLLADGLVDAQFPILDTFGDELEDLEVAIFEQVEKSQLQRIFELKRMLVQLRRVLSPQRDVVGLMARRGIPHVDDRSTLYFRDVYDHLVRLYEQIDAGRDILGNVMDGYLSMVANKTNDITKQLTIFATIFLPLSFIVGFFGQNFDALSGQGSYIAMWVSIIALPVSLFFWFKHKQWL, from the coding sequence ATGATTCAGGTCTGTCTGCTGAAGGACGGAGCCCTCTTCACCGGGGGTGAGGAGCTGCTCGCCGAGGAGGGGCGCAAGTGGATCGACGTCCTCCAGCCGGACGAGGCGCAGATGGCCCGGCTCGCCGAGCGCTTCGGCCTGCACAAGCTGGCCGTCGAGGACTGCCTCCACCTGGACCAGCGCCCCAAGCTGGAGGAGTACCCCAACCACGTCTTCGTCGTCCTCCAAGGGTTCAGCGCGGGCAAGGACGTGTGCCAGCTCACCCTGCATGAGCACCACTTCTTCCTCGCCAAGGAGTGGATCATCAGCGTGCACGAGCTGCCCTTCAACGGGCTGGAGTCCGTGCGGCAGCGCGTGCACGCGGACCCGGCCACCACCCTGGGGCGCGGCACCGACTTCATCCTCTACCTGCTGGCGGACGGGCTGGTGGATGCCCAGTTTCCCATCCTCGACACCTTCGGCGACGAGCTGGAGGACCTGGAGGTGGCCATCTTCGAGCAGGTGGAGAAGTCCCAGCTCCAGCGCATCTTCGAGCTGAAGCGGATGCTGGTGCAGCTGCGCCGGGTGCTGTCCCCCCAACGCGACGTGGTGGGGTTGATGGCCCGGCGGGGCATCCCCCACGTCGACGACCGCTCCACGCTCTACTTCCGCGACGTGTACGACCACCTGGTGCGGCTGTACGAGCAGATCGACGCCGGCCGGGACATCCTGGGCAACGTGATGGACGGCTACCTGTCGATGGTCGCCAACAAGACGAACGACATCACCAAGCAGCTCACCATCTTCGCCACCATCTTCCTGCCGCTCTCGTTCATCGTCGGATTCTTCGGGCAGAACTTCGACGCGCTGTCGGGACAGGGCTCGTACATCGCCATGTGGGTGTCGATCATCGCCCTGCCCGTGTCCCTCTTCTTCTGGTTCAAACACAAGCAGTGGCTGTGA
- a CDS encoding alpha/beta fold hydrolase, which produces MPTVTVDGLPLHYRDVGQGPAVVLLHAFPLNGESFDAQVKALSGRYRFILPDTRGFGGSGLGEGPTLMSLIAQDTLALLDALGIDRAVVGGVSMGGYAAMALMREDAGRVAGLVLMDTQCTADDDAGKARREASAKEALEKGVEPVIQALLPKLVGSGADSPVGRAVEAQMRGASPQAIAAAQRGMALRPDSKDILARYAGPALMLVGENDAITPPEKAKQMADLVSGARLEVIPGAAHLANQEQPERVNAVLDAFLASL; this is translated from the coding sequence ATGCCGACCGTCACCGTGGATGGCCTTCCCCTGCACTACCGAGACGTGGGCCAGGGCCCGGCGGTGGTGCTGCTGCACGCCTTCCCCCTCAACGGGGAGTCCTTCGATGCGCAGGTGAAGGCCCTGTCGGGCCGATACCGCTTCATCCTCCCGGACACGCGAGGCTTCGGAGGGAGCGGGCTCGGTGAAGGCCCTACCCTCATGTCGCTCATCGCCCAGGACACGCTGGCGCTGCTGGATGCGCTCGGCATCGACCGGGCCGTGGTGGGCGGGGTGTCCATGGGTGGCTACGCGGCCATGGCGCTGATGCGCGAGGACGCGGGCCGGGTCGCCGGACTGGTGTTGATGGACACGCAATGCACCGCGGATGACGACGCGGGCAAGGCGCGCCGCGAGGCCTCCGCGAAGGAGGCGCTGGAGAAGGGCGTGGAGCCCGTCATCCAGGCCCTGCTGCCCAAGCTCGTCGGCTCGGGCGCGGACTCTCCGGTGGGTCGCGCGGTGGAGGCGCAGATGCGCGGAGCCTCGCCCCAGGCCATCGCAGCCGCCCAGCGCGGCATGGCGCTGCGGCCCGACAGCAAGGACATCCTGGCGCGCTACGCGGGGCCGGCGTTGATGCTCGTGGGCGAGAACGACGCCATCACCCCGCCCGAGAAGGCCAAGCAGATGGCGGACCTGGTCTCCGGTGCCCGGCTGGAGGTCATCCCCGGCGCCGCGCACCTGGCCAACCAGGAGCAGCCCGAGCGCGTCAACGCCGTGCTGGACGCGTTCCTCGCGTCACTCTGA
- a CDS encoding DUF5818 domain-containing protein, with translation MTLTGRVAFRDIETGVWVLEADDGTTYQLAGGDRHIKKDGHRIEAEGRVDKDMLTLAMVGPVFHVSSYRFV, from the coding sequence GTGACGCTCACCGGGCGCGTGGCGTTCCGCGACATCGAGACGGGTGTCTGGGTGCTGGAGGCCGATGATGGCACCACGTATCAGCTCGCGGGTGGTGACCGGCACATCAAGAAGGACGGCCACCGCATCGAGGCCGAGGGCCGCGTGGACAAGGACATGCTCACCCTCGCGATGGTGGGCCCCGTCTTCCACGTGAGCTCGTATCGCTTCGTCTGA
- a CDS encoding dipeptidase, producing the protein MGDVNELHRQWCIADGHADSLMWNRDLCVRSDEGHVDFPRLREAGVKLQCFTIVTRGFPFIGGFPVFAAWRGWPREARASEWTRALWQLERMGEFCQRSGDTVRVATSRQVLDDNLAQGRLSAVLGVEGGHAIEGKVERLAQLHRRGVRFMGLTHLSNNDLGGSSFPMMGNRGLTTLGHEVMEEMARLGLSVDVAHASERTLESLFAHPSVRYFCSHTGVRAAGGGWRNLSDASLRFIADRGGVVGIIFAPVYLGGDSVDDVVRHVEHAVDVMGEEGVGLGSDYDGMVPLPKGMKDVTDLHLLTTALLRRHPESWVERVMGGNFRRFFQSTLGG; encoded by the coding sequence ATGGGTGACGTGAACGAGCTCCACCGGCAATGGTGCATCGCGGACGGACACGCGGACTCCCTCATGTGGAACCGGGACTTGTGTGTCCGCTCCGACGAGGGGCACGTGGACTTCCCCCGCCTGAGGGAGGCGGGGGTGAAGCTGCAGTGCTTCACCATCGTCACCCGGGGCTTCCCCTTCATCGGCGGCTTCCCGGTGTTCGCCGCGTGGCGCGGCTGGCCTCGGGAGGCGCGCGCCAGCGAGTGGACGCGGGCGCTGTGGCAGCTCGAGCGCATGGGTGAGTTCTGCCAGCGCTCCGGGGACACGGTGCGCGTGGCCACCTCGCGTCAGGTGTTGGATGACAACCTGGCCCAGGGGCGGCTGTCCGCGGTGCTGGGCGTGGAGGGTGGGCACGCCATCGAGGGGAAGGTGGAGCGACTGGCGCAGCTGCACCGCCGGGGCGTGCGTTTCATGGGGCTCACGCACTTGTCGAACAACGACTTGGGAGGCTCCTCGTTCCCGATGATGGGCAACCGGGGGCTGACGACGCTGGGCCACGAGGTGATGGAGGAGATGGCCCGGCTGGGGCTGAGCGTGGACGTGGCGCACGCCTCCGAGCGCACCCTGGAGAGCCTGTTCGCCCATCCCTCGGTGCGCTACTTCTGTTCGCACACGGGCGTGCGCGCGGCGGGCGGAGGGTGGCGCAACCTGAGCGACGCCTCGCTGCGCTTCATCGCGGACCGGGGTGGGGTGGTGGGAATCATCTTCGCCCCGGTGTACCTGGGCGGGGACTCGGTGGATGACGTGGTTCGCCACGTTGAGCACGCGGTGGACGTCATGGGCGAGGAGGGCGTGGGCCTGGGCTCGGACTACGACGGCATGGTGCCGTTGCCCAAGGGCATGAAGGACGTCACGGACCTGCACCTGCTCACCACGGCACTGCTGCGCCGGCATCCGGAGTCCTGGGTGGAACGTGTGATGGGCGGAAACTTCCGGCGTTTCTTCCAGTCGACACTGGGTGGTTGA
- a CDS encoding serine aminopeptidase domain-containing protein, protein MVQKGQFLERSTLIPVGAEVMEGTAHRGKRAPPLLIIPPRPDEGGGMDHVIAAELAWAAASAGFPTLRFNHRGVGASQGQRGKDLALLEDAEAAMRVLLETAGTSAVAVASLHGGAQVALALQARFPSVGGLCLVAPAEVDPAVLGRVTCPLLVVQGEADGRMPRAAVSAAVARVGGEFEVIDDAGATFQRNLPQVGHALSHWLQRLSGG, encoded by the coding sequence ATGGTCCAGAAAGGTCAGTTCCTGGAGCGCTCCACGCTCATCCCCGTGGGCGCGGAGGTGATGGAGGGGACAGCGCATCGCGGCAAGCGCGCGCCTCCGTTGCTCATCATCCCGCCGCGACCGGACGAGGGTGGGGGGATGGATCACGTCATCGCCGCGGAGCTCGCCTGGGCGGCGGCCAGCGCGGGCTTCCCCACGCTGCGCTTCAACCACCGGGGCGTGGGCGCGAGCCAGGGCCAGCGGGGCAAGGACCTGGCGCTGCTCGAGGATGCCGAGGCGGCGATGCGGGTCCTCCTCGAGACGGCCGGCACGAGCGCCGTGGCGGTGGCGTCGCTGCATGGCGGTGCTCAGGTGGCCCTGGCGCTCCAGGCGCGCTTCCCTTCGGTGGGAGGCCTGTGTCTGGTGGCGCCGGCGGAGGTGGACCCGGCGGTGCTGGGGCGCGTGACGTGCCCGTTGCTGGTGGTCCAGGGGGAGGCGGACGGACGGATGCCTCGGGCGGCGGTGTCCGCGGCGGTGGCCCGGGTGGGAGGTGAGTTCGAGGTCATCGACGACGCGGGCGCCACCTTCCAGCGCAACCTCCCCCAGGTGGGTCACGCCCTGTCCCACTGGCTCCAACGCCTCTCCGGCGGTTGA
- a CDS encoding type II CAAX endopeptidase family protein has translation MEDSAPSDAAPLGPAGPSEPPPPEPRSPRVLALGGAALALVLFILVGGSVQLLNAAFGIWFTEVFIFMALGWLLPRLGGWKPALFTGLTPLHPVPTLFGFLLGIANFFALVVPIQFTAQKLAPEWMKEMFDGSRLFEQQTPVELAIILAGVTVAAPICEELFFRGVFQRGLTPPAPRSPTTALVISAVVFSAFHLDPVGFVARVELGLLFGWLYLRTGSLWPGIAAHAANNMVSSAAFLVAKSMGTEAPETDTQPQDVLMLASLGWVGVLALLGMSRWVPVWGTGMAVSDERARETKPVPSLAKLVLPWVVAATLSLVLLAVVDRRGIALNLHDVAHPLAPLRKDAPAGLQAERESLKELRGAVRRGKAPLEAYSEERTRQARAHKAEGGTKSP, from the coding sequence TTGGAAGATTCCGCTCCCAGCGACGCCGCGCCTCTCGGGCCGGCTGGGCCCTCCGAGCCTCCTCCCCCGGAGCCCAGGAGCCCTCGGGTGCTGGCGCTCGGCGGGGCGGCCCTGGCGCTGGTGCTCTTCATCCTGGTGGGCGGCTCCGTCCAGCTGCTCAACGCGGCCTTCGGCATCTGGTTCACCGAGGTGTTCATCTTCATGGCGCTCGGGTGGCTGCTGCCGCGCCTGGGGGGATGGAAGCCCGCGCTCTTCACGGGGCTGACGCCGCTGCATCCGGTGCCGACGCTCTTCGGCTTCCTGTTGGGCATCGCCAACTTCTTCGCGCTGGTGGTGCCCATCCAGTTCACCGCGCAGAAGCTCGCGCCCGAGTGGATGAAGGAGATGTTCGACGGCTCGCGGCTCTTCGAGCAGCAGACGCCCGTGGAGCTCGCCATCATCCTGGCGGGCGTGACGGTCGCCGCGCCCATCTGCGAGGAGCTGTTCTTCCGGGGCGTCTTCCAGCGGGGCCTGACGCCCCCGGCGCCGCGCTCGCCCACGACGGCCCTGGTCATCTCCGCGGTGGTGTTCAGCGCGTTCCACCTGGACCCGGTGGGCTTCGTGGCGCGCGTGGAGCTGGGCCTGCTGTTCGGCTGGCTCTACCTGCGCACCGGCTCGCTGTGGCCCGGCATCGCCGCGCACGCGGCCAACAACATGGTGTCCTCGGCCGCGTTCCTCGTGGCCAAGTCGATGGGCACCGAGGCCCCCGAGACAGACACCCAGCCCCAGGACGTGCTCATGCTGGCGAGCCTCGGGTGGGTGGGGGTGCTCGCGCTGCTGGGCATGTCGCGGTGGGTCCCGGTCTGGGGCACCGGCATGGCGGTGAGCGACGAGCGCGCGCGGGAGACGAAGCCCGTGCCGTCGCTGGCGAAGCTGGTGCTGCCGTGGGTGGTGGCGGCGACGCTGTCCTTGGTGCTGCTCGCCGTGGTGGACCGGCGCGGCATCGCGCTCAACCTCCATGACGTGGCCCACCCGCTCGCACCGCTCAGGAAGGACGCGCCCGCGGGGCTCCAAGCGGAGCGGGAGTCATTGAAGGAGCTCCGCGGGGCCGTGCGCCGGGGTAAGGCTCCGCTGGAGGCATACAGCGAGGAGCGCACGCGTCAGGCGCGCGCGCACAAGGCCGAAGGCGGCACGAAGTCACCGTGA
- a CDS encoding class I SAM-dependent rRNA methyltransferase — protein MNVVKLELARGLGRHLRAGHPWVFRKALEHVPRIPAGSVVDLTENGKFVARGYYDPHSAIAVRVLTRDSRDTVDAGFITRRVRQALAERQSLIDLTDTDSYRLIHGEGDGLPGVVVDLYAGWAVMKLYSAGLTPYRPLIIEALKAGVPGLKGIVGRDEVARDDVEEDEGRGTGRMLYGADAPEQIAIRERGVTFMVDVWRGQKTGFFLDQRENRHLIRRLAKGRDVLNCFSFSGGFSVNAALGGANSVFSVDLDPEAIALARENFTRNGLPAEKHDFLAADVFKVIQSFKDEGRTFDLLILDPPAFAKSQRAVQAAIDGYASLNRQALGILRPGGLLATASCSARVSPDEFMGAVREAGFKAGVDLALVEERYQPPDHPVRLQFPEGKYLKFYVLQAV, from the coding sequence GTGAATGTCGTGAAGTTGGAGCTGGCGCGCGGACTGGGACGGCACCTGCGCGCGGGGCACCCGTGGGTGTTCCGCAAGGCGTTGGAGCACGTACCGCGCATCCCCGCCGGCAGCGTGGTGGACCTGACGGAGAACGGGAAGTTCGTCGCGCGCGGGTATTACGACCCACACTCGGCCATCGCCGTGCGGGTGCTGACGCGTGACTCTCGGGACACGGTGGACGCGGGCTTCATCACCCGGCGCGTGCGGCAGGCCCTGGCCGAGCGCCAGTCGCTCATCGACCTGACGGACACGGACAGCTACCGCCTGATTCACGGCGAAGGTGACGGGCTGCCGGGCGTGGTGGTGGACCTCTACGCGGGCTGGGCGGTGATGAAGCTGTACTCGGCCGGCCTGACGCCGTACCGGCCGCTCATCATCGAGGCGCTGAAAGCCGGAGTGCCGGGGCTCAAGGGCATCGTCGGCCGCGACGAGGTGGCGCGCGACGACGTGGAGGAGGACGAGGGCCGGGGCACCGGCCGCATGCTGTACGGCGCCGATGCGCCGGAGCAGATCGCCATCCGCGAGCGTGGCGTCACCTTCATGGTGGACGTGTGGCGAGGACAGAAGACGGGCTTCTTCCTGGACCAGCGTGAGAACCGTCACCTCATCCGTCGGCTGGCCAAGGGCCGCGACGTGCTCAACTGCTTCAGCTTCAGCGGCGGCTTCTCCGTCAACGCGGCGCTGGGTGGGGCCAACAGCGTGTTCTCAGTGGACCTGGACCCGGAGGCCATCGCCCTGGCGCGCGAGAACTTCACGCGCAACGGGCTGCCGGCGGAGAAGCACGACTTCCTCGCGGCGGACGTGTTCAAGGTCATCCAGTCCTTCAAGGACGAGGGCCGCACGTTCGACTTGCTCATCCTGGACCCGCCGGCCTTCGCCAAGAGCCAGCGCGCGGTGCAGGCGGCCATCGACGGTTACGCGTCCCTCAACCGTCAGGCGCTGGGCATCCTCCGGCCCGGAGGATTGCTGGCCACGGCGTCGTGCTCCGCGCGCGTGAGCCCCGACGAGTTCATGGGCGCGGTGCGTGAGGCGGGCTTCAAGGCCGGCGTGGACCTGGCGCTCGTCGAGGAGCGCTACCAGCCGCCGGACCACCCCGTGCGCCTGCAGTTCCCGGAAGGGAAGTACCTCAAGTTCTACGTGCTCCAGGCCGTCTGA
- a CDS encoding HAD-IIB family hydrolase — MPPASKVVTPRPLREADLSRVEGVFTDVDGTLTTGHKLRSDTVRALERLSDSGLRVVLVSGRPAGWGEAWARQLPVDGVIVENGGLFFLRGKRGLRKVYLEAPAERVANRRRLQAEVARVLKQVPGARLSVDSAYTEVDLAVDYNEEARLGEEGAARIESLLHARGVTAVRSSVHVNCWLGRFDKLSATRRFARVAWGEKLEPRDGRYVYVGDSFNDAPMFQAFELGVGVANVRAVLDRIDAPPAFITRAAEGKGFEELARTLLARRSRRAREE; from the coding sequence ATGCCCCCCGCCAGCAAGGTCGTGACGCCGCGCCCGCTGCGCGAGGCGGACCTGTCCCGTGTCGAGGGGGTCTTCACGGACGTGGATGGCACCCTGACGACAGGCCACAAGCTGCGCTCGGACACCGTGCGAGCGCTGGAGCGGCTGTCCGACTCCGGGCTGCGCGTGGTGCTGGTGAGCGGTCGTCCGGCGGGGTGGGGCGAGGCGTGGGCCCGGCAGCTGCCCGTGGATGGCGTCATCGTGGAGAACGGGGGCCTGTTCTTCCTGCGAGGCAAGCGAGGGCTGCGCAAGGTGTACCTGGAGGCGCCCGCCGAGCGCGTGGCGAACCGGCGCAGGCTCCAGGCCGAGGTCGCCCGGGTGTTGAAGCAGGTGCCGGGCGCGCGGCTGTCGGTGGACAGCGCGTACACGGAAGTGGACCTGGCCGTGGATTACAACGAGGAGGCCCGGCTGGGTGAGGAGGGCGCTGCTCGCATCGAGTCACTGTTGCACGCGCGTGGCGTGACGGCGGTGCGCTCGTCGGTGCATGTGAATTGCTGGCTCGGCCGCTTCGACAAGCTGAGCGCGACGCGGAGATTCGCGCGGGTGGCGTGGGGGGAGAAGCTGGAGCCCCGGGACGGCCGCTACGTGTATGTGGGGGATTCTTTCAACGACGCCCCGATGTTCCAGGCTTTCGAGCTGGGAGTGGGCGTGGCCAACGTGCGCGCGGTGTTGGACCGCATCGACGCGCCGCCGGCCTTCATCACCCGGGCGGCGGAGGGGAAGGGCTTCGAGGAGCTGGCCCGGACGCTGCTGGCCCGGCGGAGCCGAAGGGCTCGTGAGGAGTGA